In a single window of the Cupriavidus basilensis genome:
- a CDS encoding helix-turn-helix domain-containing protein: MDTLTPSSETALDFPGLLRYWRGKRGYSQLALSLAAGVSQRHISFLESGRARPSREMVLSLADRLGVPLRQRNRLLLAGGFAPAYTEHGLAAPALQMVQQAVALILSKQEPYPAVVLDRFWNMLDANQAYRNMIGVLLGGRAPSRLEEGGGRINLMLTVFDPDGLWPVIDNARQVGRYLLRRVWQELQTQAQDQTAREIFNRIADWHPDMVGPAGVPLFDDDAAERTPPPMQPVALAADGFRASLFSTLTTLGIPQDVTLQEMRIECFFPADEASRHALEALSR, translated from the coding sequence ATGGATACCCTGACCCCCAGCTCCGAAACCGCCCTCGATTTCCCCGGCCTGCTGCGTTACTGGCGCGGCAAGCGCGGTTATAGCCAGCTTGCGCTGTCCCTGGCCGCCGGGGTATCGCAGCGGCATATCAGTTTCCTCGAATCCGGCCGCGCCCGGCCCAGCCGCGAGATGGTGCTGTCGCTGGCGGACCGCCTTGGCGTGCCGCTGCGCCAGCGCAACCGCCTGCTCCTTGCGGGTGGCTTTGCGCCGGCTTACACCGAGCACGGCCTGGCCGCACCCGCACTGCAGATGGTGCAGCAGGCCGTGGCGCTGATCCTGTCCAAGCAAGAGCCTTATCCCGCGGTGGTGCTGGACCGATTCTGGAACATGCTCGATGCCAACCAGGCATACCGCAACATGATTGGCGTGCTGCTGGGTGGGCGCGCACCCTCCAGGCTGGAGGAGGGCGGTGGGCGCATCAACCTGATGCTGACCGTCTTCGATCCGGACGGATTGTGGCCGGTCATCGACAACGCGCGCCAGGTCGGGCGCTACCTGCTGCGGCGCGTCTGGCAGGAGTTGCAGACGCAGGCGCAGGACCAGACCGCGCGGGAGATCTTCAACCGCATCGCGGACTGGCATCCCGATATGGTCGGGCCGGCCGGCGTTCCGCTGTTCGACGACGACGCTGCCGAGCGCACGCCGCCTCCAATGCAGCCTGTGGCGCTGGCCGCCGACGGTTTTCGCGCCTCACTGTTCTCGACGCTGACCACGCTGGGCATCCCGCAGGACGTCACGCTGCAGGAGATGCGCATCGAGTGTTTTTTCCCGGCCGATGAGGCTTCACGCCATGCGCTCGAGGCGCTGTCCCGGTAG
- a CDS encoding sigma-54-dependent Fis family transcriptional regulator, which produces MQEAGTPMDWFSHPDHDASIMSAWEHLIDGGEASTGELRCVVDDSWRRCLVGQVDPGAGAAPPPLDEAGLKVRREKNDRLVSASLPLIQQTREFLSQTGTIMLLADPDGMIFQQEGDVHIVEPAGEVGLIPGCDWAELNCGTNAIGTALALQQPVQIHGAEHFCAGIKRWTCSATVIRDPLDGGVLGVIDVSGLAQTYSRHSLALTVSLAGRIESRLAKLAMERRLRLLDRCMSHFASVRSDGVLVLDEGGRLVKANPQAPSALARLGVNTILNSAFSIPGLDARVARTGSGPLPEWLRLTRFEAIRDRGDMLGFVVVIPAAPHHPASGTAGAPAARPGAAPAPAFSSIVGNGTALRSAVEKAQHLAPSRVPVLLLGETGVGKELFAQGIHQASACADGPFVALNCGGLSRDLLASELFGYAEGAFTGARRSGAAGKIEAANRGTLFLDEIGEMPLDIQPHLLRVLEEGEIYRLGENTPRKVSFRLVAATHRNLRDDVAAGKFRMDLFYRIAVTNIAIPALRERKDDIPALVTHWLGRLCERYGLPMAAFDDDAYRCLLAYDWPGNVRELRNALEGALLMAEGGVITLDKLPLEISEVGMPGGAGRPKDLAGSVPETVCSLEMAESESIRKALAYTGGNLTRTASRLGIAKSTLYQKIRKYGLGAALSETRGRVT; this is translated from the coding sequence ATGCAAGAAGCCGGCACACCGATGGACTGGTTTTCCCATCCCGACCATGACGCCAGCATCATGTCCGCCTGGGAGCACCTGATCGATGGCGGTGAGGCGAGCACTGGCGAACTGCGCTGCGTGGTCGATGATTCGTGGCGCCGGTGCCTGGTGGGCCAGGTTGATCCTGGCGCAGGGGCCGCGCCGCCGCCGCTGGACGAAGCCGGCCTGAAAGTCCGGCGGGAGAAGAATGATCGCCTGGTCAGCGCCAGCCTGCCACTGATACAGCAGACCCGCGAGTTTCTCTCACAGACGGGCACTATCATGCTGCTGGCCGATCCCGACGGGATGATCTTCCAGCAGGAGGGGGATGTGCATATCGTCGAGCCCGCCGGTGAAGTCGGCCTGATTCCGGGCTGCGACTGGGCGGAGCTCAACTGCGGGACCAATGCCATCGGTACCGCGCTGGCCTTGCAGCAACCCGTGCAAATCCATGGTGCCGAGCATTTTTGCGCCGGTATCAAGCGCTGGACCTGCTCGGCCACCGTGATTCGTGATCCGCTGGACGGCGGCGTGCTCGGTGTGATCGACGTGTCAGGCCTGGCGCAGACCTATAGCCGGCATAGCCTGGCGCTGACCGTATCGCTGGCCGGCCGGATCGAGAGCCGGCTGGCCAAGCTGGCCATGGAGCGCCGTCTGCGGCTGCTGGATCGCTGCATGAGCCATTTTGCGTCGGTGCGCAGTGATGGGGTGCTCGTTCTTGACGAAGGCGGGCGCCTGGTCAAGGCCAATCCGCAGGCGCCTTCAGCGCTGGCGCGACTGGGCGTGAACACCATTTTGAACAGCGCGTTTTCCATTCCCGGCCTGGACGCCCGCGTGGCGCGCACCGGGTCTGGGCCGCTCCCCGAATGGCTTCGCCTGACCCGCTTCGAGGCGATCCGCGATCGCGGCGACATGCTCGGTTTCGTGGTGGTGATCCCTGCTGCCCCGCATCATCCTGCATCGGGTACTGCCGGCGCCCCGGCCGCGCGGCCGGGCGCGGCGCCGGCGCCGGCGTTTTCCAGCATCGTAGGCAACGGCACCGCCTTGCGCTCGGCGGTGGAGAAGGCGCAGCACCTGGCGCCGTCCAGGGTGCCGGTGCTGCTGCTGGGCGAAACCGGCGTTGGCAAGGAATTGTTCGCGCAGGGGATTCACCAGGCCAGCGCCTGCGCGGACGGCCCGTTCGTGGCGCTCAATTGCGGGGGGCTGTCACGGGACCTGCTTGCGAGCGAGCTCTTTGGCTATGCCGAGGGGGCGTTCACCGGCGCGCGCCGATCGGGCGCGGCCGGCAAGATCGAGGCCGCCAACCGAGGGACGCTGTTTCTCGACGAGATTGGCGAAATGCCGCTCGACATACAGCCGCACCTGCTGCGTGTGCTGGAAGAGGGAGAGATCTACCGGCTGGGCGAGAACACGCCGCGCAAGGTCAGCTTTCGCCTGGTCGCCGCCACCCACCGGAACCTGCGTGACGACGTGGCCGCGGGGAAATTCCGCATGGACCTGTTCTACCGCATCGCCGTGACCAATATCGCCATACCCGCCTTGCGCGAGCGCAAGGACGACATCCCGGCCCTGGTCACGCACTGGCTGGGCCGGCTATGCGAGCGCTATGGGCTGCCGATGGCCGCGTTCGACGACGATGCTTACCGATGCCTGCTTGCGTACGACTGGCCGGGCAATGTCCGCGAGCTGCGCAACGCGCTTGAGGGCGCCTTGCTGATGGCCGAGGGCGGCGTGATCACCCTGGACAAGCTGCCGCTCGAAATCAGCGAGGTGGGCATGCCAGGCGGGGCAGGCCGGCCGAAGGACCTTGCCGGCAGTGTGCCCGAGACGGTTTGCTCACTGGAGATGGCCGAATCGGAATCCATCCGCAAGGCCCTGGCGTATACCGGTGGCAACCTGACCAGGACCGCTTCGCGGCTAGGCATCGCGAAGAGCACCCTGTACCAGAAGATCCGCAAATACGGCTTGGGTGCTGCGCTGAGCGAAACACGCGGGCGGGTGACATAG
- a CDS encoding acetone carboxylase subunit gamma, whose translation MSTYTSEQVKNLVDGKLDWDTTLRMLSMPKDAARFQLYVQALQKKLDWDDRIVLPLSPHMFIVQQAKTKQWVTQCDCGHVFCDYRENWKRHANVYVRDTDEAMAEVYPHLMAPDTQWQVYREYYCPKCGTMHDVEAPTPWYPVIHDFEPDIEAFYTDWVKLPLPERAD comes from the coding sequence ATGTCCACTTACACCAGTGAACAGGTCAAGAACCTGGTCGACGGCAAGCTCGACTGGGACACCACCCTGCGCATGCTATCGATGCCCAAGGACGCCGCGCGCTTTCAGCTATACGTGCAAGCGCTGCAGAAAAAGCTCGATTGGGATGATCGCATCGTGCTGCCGCTTAGCCCGCACATGTTTATCGTGCAGCAGGCAAAGACCAAACAGTGGGTCACGCAATGCGATTGCGGCCATGTCTTCTGCGACTACCGGGAGAACTGGAAGCGCCATGCCAACGTCTACGTGCGCGACACGGATGAAGCCATGGCCGAGGTCTATCCGCACCTGATGGCGCCGGACACGCAATGGCAGGTGTACCGCGAATACTACTGCCCCAAGTGCGGAACCATGCACGACGTGGAAGCCCCCACGCCGTGGTATCCGGTGATCCACGACTTCGAGCCGGATATCGAAGCGTTCTATACGGACTGGGTGAAGCTGCCTCTGCCGGAGCGCGCGGACTGA
- a CDS encoding hydantoinase B/oxoprolinase family protein translates to MNMMSSKEVGLADLLKTGETLKQFRDAILERTAETGHYNGLTRLAFRERDPIRYEKLFSKLRGGLVHARETAKKIAASPIVEQEGELCFTLYNAAGDCVLTSTGIIIHVGTMGAAIKYMIENDWETNPGIHPGDMFTNNDCAIGNVHPCDIATIVPIFAHGKLVGWVGGVTHVIDTGAVTPGSMSTGQVQRFGDGYMIACRKTGVNDTPLRDWLHESQRSVRTPKYWILDERTRIAGCHMIRDLIEEVIEDEGLQAYEEFSYEVIEEGRRGLQTRIKAMTLPGKYRKVAFVDVPYNHPDVQTSSAFAKLDSIMHSPVEMEIRKDGSWRLDFEGASRWGWHSYNAHHVAFTSGIWVMMTQTLVPTQRINDGAYFGTEFHLPKGTWMNPDDRRTGHAYAWHFLVSGWSAMWRGLSQAYFSRGYLEEVNAGNANTSNWLQGGGINQEGEIHAVNSFEASSCGTGASAIKDGLNHAAAIWNPEGDMGDIEIWEMAEPLLYLGRNAKANSGGYGKYRGGCGFETLRMVWKAQDWTMFFMGNGYMNSDWGLMGGYPAATGYRFEAHKTGLKERIAGGDSLPLGGDANPDLPDYENHLNAGAVVKRDQQCMTTEDCYDNYDLYLNYLRGGPGFGDPLDREVEAIERDLNNALLLPEYAQKVYGAVATKDGDGIWTVDAKATALLRIEIRNQRLARSQPVQEWMKGERERILVKHASIQVRHMFATSFGLSNKFEQQFRTFWGLPDSWTLTEDELDVPTYGSKYRMDLSKMPDVNTVVLVEE, encoded by the coding sequence ATGAACATGATGTCCAGCAAGGAAGTCGGGCTCGCCGACCTGCTCAAGACCGGCGAGACGCTCAAGCAGTTCCGCGACGCCATCCTCGAACGTACCGCCGAGACCGGCCATTACAACGGGCTCACGCGCCTCGCATTTCGCGAGCGGGACCCGATCCGCTACGAAAAGCTCTTCTCCAAGCTGCGCGGCGGCCTGGTGCATGCGCGCGAAACCGCCAAGAAGATCGCCGCCAGCCCGATCGTCGAGCAGGAGGGCGAACTGTGCTTCACGCTCTACAACGCCGCAGGCGATTGCGTGCTGACCTCGACCGGGATCATCATCCACGTCGGCACGATGGGGGCCGCGATCAAGTACATGATCGAGAACGACTGGGAGACCAATCCCGGCATCCATCCCGGGGACATGTTTACCAACAATGATTGCGCGATCGGCAATGTCCATCCCTGCGATATCGCCACCATCGTGCCGATTTTCGCGCATGGCAAGCTGGTGGGCTGGGTGGGCGGCGTGACCCACGTGATCGACACCGGCGCGGTGACGCCCGGATCGATGTCTACCGGACAGGTGCAGCGCTTCGGCGACGGCTACATGATCGCCTGCCGCAAGACCGGGGTGAACGACACCCCGCTGCGCGACTGGCTGCATGAAAGCCAGCGTTCGGTACGCACGCCGAAGTACTGGATTCTCGACGAGCGAACCCGCATCGCCGGCTGCCACATGATCCGCGACCTGATCGAGGAAGTGATCGAGGACGAAGGGCTGCAAGCCTACGAAGAGTTCTCCTACGAGGTGATCGAGGAAGGGCGCCGTGGCCTGCAGACGCGCATCAAGGCGATGACGCTGCCGGGCAAGTACCGCAAGGTGGCGTTTGTCGACGTGCCGTACAACCACCCGGATGTGCAGACCTCGTCTGCCTTCGCCAAGCTCGATTCGATCATGCACTCGCCGGTGGAAATGGAAATCCGCAAGGATGGTTCGTGGCGCCTGGATTTCGAGGGCGCGAGCCGCTGGGGCTGGCATTCCTACAATGCGCACCACGTGGCCTTTACCAGCGGTATCTGGGTGATGATGACGCAAACACTGGTGCCCACGCAGCGTATTAACGATGGCGCCTACTTCGGCACGGAATTCCATCTGCCCAAGGGCACCTGGATGAATCCGGACGATCGCCGCACCGGCCATGCCTACGCCTGGCACTTCCTGGTCTCGGGCTGGAGCGCGATGTGGCGCGGCCTGTCGCAGGCCTACTTCAGCCGCGGCTACCTGGAAGAGGTCAATGCCGGCAACGCCAACACTTCAAACTGGCTGCAGGGCGGCGGCATCAACCAGGAGGGCGAGATCCACGCGGTCAACAGCTTCGAGGCTTCGTCGTGCGGCACCGGCGCCAGCGCCATCAAGGACGGTCTCAACCATGCCGCGGCGATCTGGAACCCGGAAGGCGATATGGGCGATATCGAGATATGGGAAATGGCCGAGCCCCTGCTTTACCTGGGGCGCAACGCCAAGGCCAATTCCGGCGGCTATGGCAAATACCGGGGCGGCTGCGGCTTCGAGACGCTGCGCATGGTGTGGAAAGCGCAGGACTGGACCATGTTTTTTATGGGCAACGGCTATATGAACAGCGACTGGGGGCTGATGGGCGGCTATCCCGCCGCCACCGGCTACCGCTTCGAAGCCCACAAGACCGGCCTGAAGGAGCGCATCGCTGGCGGCGACAGCCTGCCGCTAGGTGGCGATGCCAATCCGGACCTGCCGGACTACGAGAACCACCTCAACGCCGGCGCGGTCGTCAAGCGCGACCAGCAGTGCATGACGACCGAGGACTGCTACGACAACTACGATCTGTACCTGAACTACCTGCGTGGCGGCCCGGGCTTTGGCGACCCGCTCGACCGCGAGGTCGAGGCCATCGAGCGGGACCTGAACAACGCCTTGCTGCTGCCGGAATATGCGCAGAAGGTTTATGGCGCGGTCGCGACCAAGGACGGCGACGGGATATGGACGGTGGATGCCAAGGCGACCGCATTGCTGCGTATCGAGATCCGCAACCAGCGCCTGGCGCGCTCGCAGCCTGTCCAGGAATGGATGAAGGGCGAGCGCGAGCGGATTCTGGTCAAGCATGCCTCGATCCAGGTGCGGCACATGTTTGCCACCAGCTTTGGCCTGTCGAACAAGTTCGAGCAGCAGTTTCGTACGTTCTGGGGGCTGCCGGACTCGTGGACCTTGACCGAGGACGAGCTGGACGTGCCGACCTATGGCTCGAAATACCGCATGGACCTGTCCAAGATGCCCGACGTCAACACGGTGGTGCTGGTCGAAGAGTAA
- a CDS encoding hydantoinase/oxoprolinase family protein, whose protein sequence is MEVQSQVQVMGIDAGGTMTDTFFVRGDGRFVVGKAQSNPEDESLAIFNSSEDALAHWQRGVDDVYPELLTCVYSGTAMLNRVVQRKGLDVGLMVNKGFEHVHSMGRAIQSYLGYALEERIHLNTHRYDEPLVPLSRTRGVTERTDVQGEIVIPLRENEVRQATRELVAAGSKAVVICFLQSHKNGTSEQRARDITRDELNKLGADIPVFASVDYYPQRKESHRMNTTVLEAYAAEPSRQTLKKVSDRFRKHGARFDLRVMATHGGTISWKAKELARTIVSGPIGGVIGSKLLGETLGYDNIACSDIGGTSFDMALITKGNFAIAADPDMARLVLSLPLVTMDSVGAGAGSFVRLDPYSGAIKLGPDSAGYRVGTCWPESGLDTVSVSDCHVVLGYLNPDNFLGGAIRLDVERARQHIKAQIADPLGLSVEDAAAGVIELLDLQLREYLRSNVSAKGYNPTEFVCFSYGGAGPVHTYGYTEGLGFKDVIVPAWAAGFSAFGCACADFEYRYDKSVDLALPQDAAQEDKARAAQTIQKAWSDLAAKVIEEFKINGFKAEDVILRPGYRMQYMGQLNDLEISSPIVNAATAGDWDQIVDAFEETYGRVYASSARSPELGFSVTGAIMRGMVITQKPVLPEDPEGGPKPPAQARLGTRPLYRQKQWHDAVLWKMEALLPGNTITGPAIIESDATTFVVPAGFATTLDKHHLFHLKEVK, encoded by the coding sequence ATGGAAGTGCAATCACAAGTCCAGGTGATGGGCATCGACGCCGGCGGCACGATGACCGACACCTTCTTTGTGCGCGGCGACGGGCGGTTCGTCGTCGGCAAGGCGCAAAGCAACCCGGAAGACGAATCCCTGGCCATCTTCAACTCCTCGGAGGATGCGCTTGCGCACTGGCAGCGCGGGGTCGACGACGTGTACCCCGAACTGCTGACCTGCGTGTACTCGGGCACCGCGATGCTCAACCGCGTCGTGCAGCGCAAGGGGCTGGACGTGGGCCTGATGGTCAACAAAGGCTTCGAGCACGTCCATTCGATGGGGCGGGCCATCCAGAGCTACCTGGGCTACGCGCTGGAGGAGCGCATCCATCTCAACACGCACCGCTACGACGAACCGCTGGTGCCCCTGTCGCGTACCCGCGGCGTGACCGAACGCACCGACGTGCAGGGAGAAATCGTGATCCCGCTGCGCGAAAATGAAGTGCGCCAGGCGACACGCGAATTGGTGGCGGCCGGGTCCAAGGCCGTCGTGATCTGCTTCCTGCAATCGCACAAGAACGGCACCAGCGAGCAGCGGGCCCGAGACATCACGCGTGACGAGCTCAACAAGCTCGGCGCCGATATCCCGGTGTTCGCCTCGGTGGACTATTACCCGCAGCGCAAGGAAAGCCACCGGATGAACACCACGGTGCTGGAGGCATACGCGGCCGAGCCCTCGCGGCAGACGCTGAAAAAGGTCAGCGACCGTTTCAGGAAGCACGGTGCCAGGTTCGACCTGCGGGTGATGGCCACCCACGGCGGCACCATCAGCTGGAAGGCCAAGGAACTGGCGCGCACCATCGTCTCCGGGCCGATCGGCGGGGTGATCGGCTCCAAGCTGCTGGGCGAGACCCTGGGCTACGACAATATCGCCTGCTCCGACATCGGCGGCACCTCGTTCGATATGGCGCTCATCACCAAGGGCAACTTCGCCATCGCCGCCGATCCCGACATGGCGCGCCTGGTGCTGTCCCTGCCGCTGGTGACGATGGACTCGGTGGGCGCCGGCGCCGGCAGCTTTGTGCGGCTTGATCCCTATAGCGGCGCCATCAAGCTCGGCCCGGACAGCGCGGGCTACCGGGTCGGTACGTGCTGGCCGGAAAGCGGGCTGGACACGGTGTCGGTCTCGGATTGCCATGTGGTGCTGGGCTACCTCAATCCTGACAACTTCCTTGGCGGCGCGATCCGGCTGGATGTGGAGCGGGCACGCCAGCATATCAAGGCGCAGATCGCCGATCCGCTGGGTTTGTCGGTAGAGGACGCCGCGGCCGGCGTGATCGAACTGCTCGACCTGCAATTGCGCGAGTACCTGCGTTCCAACGTGAGCGCCAAGGGCTATAACCCGACCGAGTTCGTCTGCTTCTCCTACGGCGGTGCCGGGCCCGTCCATACCTATGGCTACACCGAAGGGCTGGGCTTCAAGGATGTGATCGTGCCGGCTTGGGCTGCGGGCTTCTCGGCGTTTGGCTGTGCTTGCGCGGACTTCGAGTACCGCTATGACAAGAGCGTCGACCTGGCGCTGCCGCAGGATGCTGCGCAGGAGGACAAGGCCCGGGCGGCCCAGACCATCCAGAAGGCGTGGTCGGACCTCGCCGCCAAGGTGATCGAGGAGTTCAAGATCAACGGCTTCAAGGCTGAAGACGTGATCCTGCGGCCCGGCTACCGCATGCAATACATGGGCCAGCTTAACGACCTGGAGATCAGCTCCCCGATCGTCAATGCCGCCACGGCGGGCGATTGGGACCAGATCGTCGATGCCTTCGAGGAAACCTACGGCCGCGTGTACGCCAGTTCGGCGCGCTCGCCCGAGCTGGGCTTCTCCGTCACCGGCGCCATCATGCGCGGCATGGTGATTACCCAGAAGCCGGTGCTGCCGGAAGACCCGGAAGGCGGGCCGAAGCCGCCCGCGCAAGCACGGCTGGGAACGCGTCCCCTGTATCGCCAGAAGCAGTGGCACGACGCGGTGCTGTGGAAGATGGAAGCGCTGCTGCCCGGCAACACCATCACCGGGCCGGCCATCATCGAGTCGGACGCCACCACCTTCGTCGTGCCCGCGGGCTTTGCCACCACGCTCGACAAGCATCACCTCTTCCACCTCAAAGAAGTGAAGTAA
- a CDS encoding hemolysin family protein has translation MEIAILLALILINGLFAMSEIALMTARKARLQRRIEEGDRGAIEAIKLGEDPTRFLSTVQIGITSIGVLNGVVGESTLAQPLGVWLQGFGMQASTAGWVATTMVVAGLTYFSIVLGELVPKRLGQMAPETIARLVSRPISFLALASTPFVKLLSSSTRLVLRMLGVKSGRGPAVTEEEIHALLVEGSEAGVIEQHEHTMVRNVFRLDDRQLTSLMVPRGDVVCLDVEVPLEENLRRIEESDHSRFPVVRGGMHDMLGVVSARQLLARRLRGEPTDLATVAQPPVFVPESVTGMELLENFRISGGQIAFVIDEYGEVLGLVTLQDLIEAITGEFKQDGVGEEWAVQREDGSWLLDGLIPIPELKDRIGLRQVPEEDKERYHTLSGMLLLLLGRLPQTTDTVRWGDWKFEIVDMDGKRIDKVLASRVLPDDGADAETTG, from the coding sequence ATGGAAATTGCCATATTACTGGCGCTGATCCTGATCAACGGCCTGTTCGCGATGTCCGAAATCGCCTTGATGACAGCCCGCAAGGCCCGCCTGCAGCGGCGCATCGAAGAAGGCGACCGCGGCGCGATCGAAGCGATCAAGCTGGGCGAGGATCCCACCCGATTTCTGTCTACCGTCCAGATCGGCATCACTTCCATTGGCGTGCTGAACGGCGTCGTTGGCGAATCCACCCTGGCGCAGCCGCTCGGCGTCTGGCTGCAGGGCTTTGGCATGCAGGCCTCGACCGCCGGCTGGGTGGCGACCACCATGGTGGTGGCCGGCCTGACCTATTTCTCCATTGTGCTGGGTGAGCTGGTACCCAAGCGCCTCGGCCAGATGGCCCCCGAAACCATCGCGCGCCTGGTCTCGCGCCCGATTTCCTTCCTGGCGCTGGCCTCCACCCCGTTCGTCAAGCTGCTATCCAGCTCAACCCGGCTGGTGCTGCGCATGCTTGGCGTGAAAAGCGGCCGCGGCCCGGCGGTGACCGAAGAGGAGATCCATGCCCTCCTGGTGGAAGGCTCGGAAGCCGGCGTCATCGAGCAGCACGAGCACACCATGGTGCGTAATGTGTTCCGCCTGGATGACCGGCAGCTCACCTCGCTGATGGTGCCGCGCGGCGATGTAGTCTGCCTGGACGTGGAAGTCCCGCTGGAAGAAAACCTGCGCCGCATCGAGGAGTCCGATCACTCGCGCTTCCCGGTGGTGCGCGGCGGCATGCACGACATGCTGGGCGTGGTGAGCGCCCGCCAGTTGCTGGCGCGCCGCCTGCGCGGCGAGCCGACCGACCTGGCCACCGTGGCGCAGCCTCCGGTGTTCGTGCCGGAGAGCGTGACCGGCATGGAACTGCTGGAGAACTTCCGCATCTCCGGCGGCCAGATCGCCTTTGTCATTGACGAATACGGCGAGGTGCTCGGCCTGGTGACGCTGCAGGACCTGATCGAAGCCATCACCGGCGAATTCAAGCAGGATGGCGTGGGCGAGGAATGGGCCGTGCAGCGCGAGGACGGTTCCTGGCTGCTCGATGGCCTCATTCCCATCCCCGAACTGAAAGACCGCATTGGCCTGCGCCAGGTGCCGGAAGAGGACAAGGAGCGCTACCACACGCTGTCCGGCATGTTGCTGCTGTTGTTGGGCCGCCTTCCGCAGACCACCGACACCGTGCGCTGGGGCGACTGGAAGTTCGAGATCGTGGACATGGACGGCAAGCGCATCGACAAGGTGCTGGCGTCGCGCGTGCTGCCAGACGATGGCGCCGACGCCGAGACCACCGGCTGA
- a CDS encoding EAL domain-containing protein: MHPDADDTVRSPEVDPQEKCDFVAALMARRQMPLATQRRFAVLVIHLDRFTYASETLGAALSTRLRAQAAARVAALAQTAEVNWLGQADIGAVVPLPPQPLPVADPMQAAMRLARGVAAGLARPFVQNGFELFLSSSIGVALDEPDKPAERSLHEAYDAMLRVRKRGGDGVAGSAVATPESLSTPLLAALPFALARGQIALNLQARASLATGCVTGYTARLRWQSPELGRVAPQDFLPALESLGMMGEVARWLMENALPLLECPGVADPVELSLLVSSAQLHGTPLIDTLLRTLAARKLAPARICLEIPGEALLAGDHVAAAKLATLRGAGLRFALSDFADAPGGASTLERLQPDLLTFNARCIGSSEQPGQAGAAARLQAACEQALRLGLPVCAKGIETRHQLAEMRRWGCCAIQGYLLAQPFPAHWLAQTHAAICARARELLT; this comes from the coding sequence ATGCATCCAGACGCAGACGATACCGTCCGCTCGCCGGAGGTGGACCCTCAAGAAAAATGCGACTTCGTGGCTGCCTTGATGGCGCGGCGGCAGATGCCGCTGGCCACGCAGCGGCGCTTCGCAGTGCTGGTGATCCACCTCGATCGCTTTACCTACGCCAGCGAAACACTTGGTGCAGCGCTATCGACGCGGCTGCGCGCGCAGGCGGCGGCGCGCGTAGCCGCGCTGGCCCAGACGGCCGAAGTAAACTGGCTAGGCCAGGCTGATATCGGTGCGGTTGTGCCGCTGCCCCCGCAGCCACTGCCGGTGGCCGATCCCATGCAGGCGGCGATGCGCCTGGCGCGCGGCGTGGCCGCTGGCCTGGCGCGGCCGTTCGTGCAGAACGGGTTCGAGCTGTTCCTGTCCAGCAGCATTGGCGTGGCGCTGGACGAACCCGACAAACCGGCGGAGCGCAGCCTCCATGAGGCCTATGACGCGATGCTGCGCGTACGCAAACGCGGCGGCGACGGCGTTGCCGGTAGCGCCGTTGCCACCCCTGAATCACTCTCCACACCGCTCCTGGCCGCCCTGCCTTTTGCCTTGGCGCGCGGTCAGATCGCGCTGAACCTGCAGGCAAGGGCATCGCTGGCCACCGGTTGCGTGACTGGCTACACCGCCCGTCTGCGCTGGCAGAGCCCCGAACTGGGGCGTGTCGCGCCGCAAGACTTCCTGCCCGCGCTGGAATCTCTTGGCATGATGGGCGAGGTGGCACGCTGGCTGATGGAAAACGCCTTGCCCTTGCTGGAATGCCCGGGTGTCGCGGATCCGGTGGAGCTGTCGTTGCTGGTTTCCAGCGCCCAGTTGCACGGCACCCCGCTGATCGACACCTTGCTGCGCACCCTGGCGGCACGCAAGCTCGCCCCGGCGAGGATCTGCCTCGAGATTCCCGGCGAGGCATTGCTGGCCGGCGACCACGTTGCCGCGGCCAAGCTCGCCACGTTGCGCGGCGCGGGCCTGCGGTTTGCCCTGAGCGACTTTGCCGACGCGCCCGGCGGCGCGTCGACGCTGGAGCGCCTGCAACCCGATTTACTGACGTTCAACGCGCGCTGCATCGGCAGCAGCGAACAGCCAGGGCAGGCCGGCGCCGCCGCCCGGCTGCAAGCGGCCTGCGAGCAGGCGCTGCGCCTTGGCCTGCCAGTCTGTGCCAAGGGCATCGAAACACGGCACCAGCTGGCCGAAATGCGACGTTGGGGCTGCTGCGCCATACAGGGATACTTGCTGGCACAACCCTTCCCCGCGCACTGGCTGGCGCAGACACATGCTGCGATCTGCGCACGCGCGCGAGAATTGCTGACCTAG
- a CDS encoding entericidin A/B family lipoprotein, which yields MKKGWIFCVLFATLLAGCNTMAGLGQDIQKGGQKLEGAADRSK from the coding sequence GTGAAAAAAGGATGGATCTTCTGCGTTCTGTTTGCCACCCTGCTGGCTGGCTGCAACACCATGGCCGGCCTGGGCCAGGATATACAGAAGGGTGGTCAAAAGCTTGAAGGCGCAGCCGATCGCAGCAAGTAA